The window GGAGATGAACTACATCAGTGAGATCAACAGCAGCGCGCTCAGAGGCTATGaccagctgcaacaattagaTCTCGGGATGCAGAATGTGCTGCTCGTCATAAGGAACAACGCTTTCCTCAGGCAGAGGAAATTGACAAAGTTGGTCCTGGGCCTCAATATTGACCTTCAGATGGAGCGAAGGGCATTTGCAGGACTGTACAATTTACAACACCtctttttggattattgcaatCTGACAGACTCCATACTAGCAGACAGCTATCTGCAGCCACTCTTGTCCTTAGAAACGCTCGATCTCTTTGGTAATAAAATAGCGAGACTCCGACCAGGACTTTTCTTTTCACGACTTACAAAGTTCACACAGCTGAACCTCAAATTGAATCCGATTGAAAGATTATGTGAAGATGAGCTTGTTGGTTTCCAGGGGAAACACTTCACACTCCTGAACTTGCAATCCATTCACTTTTATATCGGGTATAGTGTAGGTTTTGACTGGGAAAAATGCGGGAACCCTTTCAGAGGGATGACCTTTAATAGCCTTGACTTATCCAACAATGGGTTCAACGTGAACATAGCAAGACAATTTTTCAAAGCAATACAGGGTACTCAGATTgatcaccttatattatctgTAGGACCCATGGGCAAAGACTTTTCATATGACAACCTTCCCGATCCGGATGAAAGCACTTTTGAAGGCCTCAATTACAGTTCAGTCAACCATTTAGATCTGTCTAAAAACTTTATATTTGCTCTGCAGAAGGCTTTTTTAAGTCCTCTGAAGGATGCAAAAATTATTGACATTTCCATGAACAAAATCAATCAGATTAACAAAAATGCCTTCGATGGTCTCCAAGGACATTTACGAATGCTCAACCTGTCATTCAACCTCCTAGGAGAAATATATTCTCACACATTCACCAATCTGACAGACCTTCGGGTGCTGGAATGTCTTACAACCACATCGGCAAACTGGGAGACAAAGCATTCAGTGGTCTTCCAAACTTACGATGGTTAGATCTGACTGGAAATTCACTGCGAGACCTGAGTTCTCCTGCGCCATTACCAAACTTAGAATATCTTCTTTTGGGCGACAATAAATTGGAATCGCTATGGAACATCGTTGAATTGGGCAAGAGCAGCACCTACGTGAATGTTGCAGACAACAGATTAACAAACTTGGAGgatgtttataatattttaacTAATTTAAATCATCTCCAAAATTTCTTCTATGGCGGCAACGTCATCAAGTGGTGCACACTAAGTCCGGAAGTGACAGTACCTTGGAATAATAGTTTGCAAGTGCTGGATCTTCATGGCAGTTCCCTGCAGTTATTTTGGGCGCAGGGGGAGTGCCTCGACCTGTTTGATCCTCTAGAGAATCTGCTCGGTCTAGATTTACGCTTCAACTCACTTGCGACTCTCCCACAAGGGATTTTCAGCGGTCTAGGCTTGATCATAGAGATCGACCTCTCGTTTAATGCCTTAACCTATCTGCAGCCGGATATCTTTCCGATCAGCCTGAAAAGACTCGACCTCTCAAACAACGTTTTAGCCTTCCCGGACCCTACGACTTTTCGGTCTCTCAACTCCCTCAGCCTGGCTGCAAATCGGTTCCACTGCGATTGCAATCTGGAGAGCTTCCTGAAGTGGCTGAACGTGACGAATGTAACCTTCCTGAGCCCAGTTGAGGAATACAAGTGTGAGTTCCCAACTGCTCTCCGTAATCTTCCTCTGCTTGAGTACTCCTCGATCATTGAACCGTGTGAGGAAGATGACGAAAAGGCCGTCCAAGATCTCAAGTTTGCTCTCTTCATCTTCTCCGCTCTCCTCGTCATCACTTTCATTCTCAGTGGGATTGTTTACGCCCGTCTCCGAGGGCGCATATTCATCATCTACAAAAAGATCGTCGGTAGGGTTCTTGAGGGCCCGAAACCGACACCTCCTGTGGACGAAGTGCAGTACGATGCCTTCCTCTGCTTTAGCGACAATGACTACGAGTGGGTAGAGGCTGCTTTGCTGAAGAAGCTGGCTAACCAGTTTTTGGAGGAGAACATGTTCCGCTGTTGTTTCGAGGCCAGAGACTTCCTGCCAGGTGAGGATCACCTTTCCAACATCAGAGATGCAGTCTGGGGCAGCAGGAAGACTGTGTGCATTGTCTCCAAAGAGTTCCTTAAAGGTAGGCtactgtttttcagactttgatCTGTATGAACAATTGGGAGCTGCTTAATTTTTGGTCTTGAAATATTTTTTGTCCTTTCTTTCAAGGagtactttgacattttgagagaTGCACTAATTCCCtctcttgccgagagttagatgatccTATAGGTTTGGTTTTGGATAACTTAACATTCCCTGAAAATCTTGTTTCTGCCGAACGCCAGTGGTTTAACTTTTCACCTGGTTGCAGTAATGGACAAAATATGAAGTCAGGGCTCTAGACTGCGACCAAAATAATCGCATATGCAACCTTTTTTTGGGAGTGTGCGAGTAAAATTTTTACCTAGTCGCATTTTGCGAGTGCATGATCGTTACTATTTTGGTAACAAGGTACGAGCGTTGGATATTGCAGATGAAAGCAGTGCATTTTGTTCCTCACTGGCgcagcctctctctcccctcctgcaCTCTCCTCTGTTCTGTGGAAACCTTCTATGATGAAAATGACTGCACGTTTTGTGTAGCGCATCGTTATTATTAAACCTCcgtgacaacataaacacacacacgcatacacagtGTATTCGGCCGATCCGTcccgcacgtacacacacacacgtacacacacacacacacacagacacatacaacaTATACCGCCTGCCTCTGATCTCAGGAGCTGCAGCGTCAACGGGGAATTCTTCTCAAGTCAATGAGTTAAACTTTCTAGTAGTTAccagtaacgttacagttagctaacgttagactgttggaTGTTAACGATAACGTTACAGTTAACGCTCACTAACGAGCCGGCAGCAGACGTTTGTATTTACAGTGAGTGAGCTGACGATAGCGTTACATTAACAAGGAGTCAAAACTCCGCCACAGCTCAAAtcatgttactgatgttaaccacttatttacttactaaCTCCTCTCTTTGTCCTCTTTGGGTAACAAGGCTGCAATGAATGAATGTTGTCGGTACCAACATGCTGCGTCTCTCCTCATGACAGCAgcatctccagcagctcctctaaCTTTAGGAGCAGCTAGCAGGGCAGGTCCTAACCTTTTTGGGGGCCctatgcaaaatcttgtttttcgaccaaatgctattttttttcacaccaatataaaatagataatagaaagggaattatgattatacatattatatttaaataatcacaattaataattatgtttttatgcaaataaccactacagaTGGAAATAACAAACCACAGTTAatggaaaaaagttaatttcagaccctgctcacGCGCATCACACACTGCAAGGCGCCAAAGTTTTGCTGTTCCCCAAAATGAAGCGTTCTATCgctgattattttaaaaaaaaaacaatgaggagagaaaggaggaagcCGGTGGTGAGGGAGAGTCTGACAGAGGTGCCGACTCAGACACCACCGATGATGAATGTGCAACAGGCACGGATAGACTggctgacagacaggtgaagaaaaagaagtaCCACTTTCAGCCACAATGGCTAACACAGTACCCGTGGTTACGGTACGAGGGGAACCCGgtgctgtgtttttattgtagaCAATGAGGTCCATCCGTTGCAGGCAACTCTAAACTTGCTAGTTAAAACATTTTGCAAATATCAAGTTTCGAGGCATTTTCAGTGTTTCACTGGGGTATGTATATCAAGACAACTATTTATTAGCATGCAAGGTCATTGATTAATACCATGCTGTAACCCAAAAAAAGGGTGCGACCAAATCATGTGCTTGTGCGACCAACTGAGAAAGTTGGTAGCACCAGTGCTACCAGTGGAAAAGTTAGTCTAGAGCCCTGGAAGTGTAAAAATgtcggactatttcttggccgggcACAGTGACTTAGGAGTCTTGTCATCTCTGTGAcattgccaggcaaccagcagagacttgAGGAAGTCACTtctcccagccaagaaatagtctggcacattACCCCCTGTAAAACCACACCATTGTTGCTTTTACATTGATACTGTAGGTACTACGGATGTCACCATACCataaatttagtagtcgataccaataccagtgaatttccacgattcttgataccaattcgataccacagtaaaaacgaaacaaaacaacaataaatcccctgtaattcaacacgcactcttttattaaaaacatttgaacattacaaaaaacagagacatgaagcctttaagtaataaataaaaataattgacccattttgttcattttggcatatCAGCGGCATgctatcaatcgatagtcagacgacggatactacatactgaccgtgaatgcatctggtccgtcagctcagagtagcaggagtaggAGGCAGAGGATATGTTGTCAgagtgaaaagcaaacgcacctatttggcaatatttcaggtTTAAtctcaatgctataagggaaccagaacgttaatgaggtaattgCCACAAGGTGGATGGAgctgtcacagccggtgtgcacggagcagcagcgacaggtagacccccgcagcggagccccgcagcaaaagctctaccggagaggccagacacaccgccacctgacagtaaagatcagagtcagcgctctgcacatgttgaccgtcatcttttattgtaaaatgtccggtgtaatcgctgacaccggtgttgtcacaagtttatgaaccggtgggaacattttcctcacgtcacatccctaccaacgaccactacaggcatcgtacggtaccttcagtactgtagaaaaagagtaccgtcacttttttaaaattttggctttgacttggtaccgaagtatcggttctcgtgacatcgcTAGTAGGTACAATGTGATTGATATagtgtgttaattagtgagctttagaagtgctgttttttttacctttggacagagccatgctagctgttttcccctgtttccagtctttatgctaagctaagctaaccgtctgctggctgtagcttcatatttgagTGGtattcatctaactctcaacaaGGAAGTGAATCATAAAATGAATTACcaaatggaaaattaaagagGTTAAAGAAACTAACTGTGTCATGCCTCTTTCTAGATGGTTGGTGCTTGGAGGCGTTCACTTTGGCCCAGGGTCGGATGATGGAGGAGATGACAAACATCCTAATTATGTTGGTGGTAGGGAAGGTGTGTATAAGGCTGCTTATTACTTTCTTTACACCCGTTCTCTGTGGGTTGGCAAAAGTCATGTCTAAAAATGTAGGATTTCTATCTGTCGGTGTACTTAAAACTTACAATAACTGCTTTTTTTGGCCATTTTGGGGCAGGGGAATTAGCAGTTAGCAAGCAGTTACCTATTTAGACATCAAGGAGATGGAGAGCAAtattagcatttatttggagtGTTTGTTCTGGTTACCTGACAAATTTATAGGTCCTATGTtggaaaaagtgagattttcaggtattttacactataaagcaggtttaagtgctatattaatactgtaaaactataaaaatgctcaatatacggagaaatacacacattatTAGCATTAGTATTCGGAAATtcacgtttgaaacaagccgttagccatttgtgatgtcacaaatatacaatatttagaccattacacggttttaaacgtaaacgttgtatatgtgtcacagtttatttcctgttgcagtgtatgttaataacatcagctgacaggaagtaaacatggacccaaactcttgcctagcaacgtaattccgttgcagttccattgaaatgcattaaaacggagcgtttcagacagagggtgaatacaggtatattcagacagacagtacgaggaaaataaagtttttttttaacattacagcatgtaaacatgttctagtagaaacacaaaatacaagtatgaacctgaaaatgagcacgatatgggacctttaagtccaatattcactctccttttagttctggttctggtctcCAACgtctgagggaaatatctggctctgtagctgctaaatgctatactatgttcatcagctagttagctagctagctaactttgTCTTtcctgctgtttggtgctgggcaggtagggCACAGAGGGTCTTAAGAGCCTTTTCGTGCAAAGTTGTCTGCTGTCAAAAGCAATGCTTTAACATCTTTAACTTTAACATACAAGTAGTTATGTGAtcaattgttaatataaaaaatattgataatagCTGTTTTAAACCATaatcaaatgtttatttaaaggggacatatcatgctcatcttcaggttcatacttgtattttgggtttctactagaacatgtttacatgctttaatgttcaaacaacacattatttttctcatactgtctgcctgaatatacctgtatacaccctctatcagaaacgctccgttttagcgcatttcaacggaatggcaatggaattgcattgctaggaaacagcttgggtccatgtttacttcctgtcagctgatgtcatttacatacaccgcaacaggagataaactgggacacatttagaatgtttacgtttaaaactgtgaaattgtctaaatattgtagatttgtgacatcataaatgtacagaaatcctgacggcttgtttcaaacgcacagtttctgaatactggctgtgtgtatttatctgtggactgagtgttttgatactttcacagtatttatatatcactaaatcctgatttataatataaaagacatgaaaatctcactttttacaatatgggacctttaacattgcTTTACATAGGGCAGAAAACTGGCGCTGTGCAATATTTTACAGGAAATCAAAAATTTCAAATAGAATTTCTTGACCTTCACTAATGACTGTTATCTCCATTCTAATACAATACAACTCAAGGTGGCTCACTACCAGCTGATGAAATGCAACGCCGTCAGAGCTTTCGTCCAGAGGAGAGAGTACCTAATCTGGCCGGAGGACCCTCAGGACCTGGAGTGGTTTTATGAGCAGCTCGTCTCACAGATGCTCAAAGACACCAAGGTGAAAAAGTTTGCGGAGGAAAAACCGGAGCCTGCAGAGCCTGACGTCCAACCTCAGAATGAGGACAGCATCCAGCTCGAGAACATCAGAGCAATTGCCCTGTGAACTCTGACTGTGTGTTAAAGAAAATCTACTTTAACCAAGATGTTGATACCAACATCCAGCCCGCTGAAGGGTCACCAGTAGACCAGAACCCAGGCTCCCTGGCAGGATGAGGAATGAGGGATTGTTTTTTGATTTtcaagggaaaaaaagggaaatggcCAACCGAGCTTCAGAGAAAGTAAAGGCAAAGACTCCTTCATATTTCAGTTCTACAGAACCTGATGCCGGTTGACCTGAACAGTTTTAATTTCCATGTATTTATGTGATCTGTGGcacgacatttttttttattttatcttttgtttACATTACACTTCACGACCCAATGACTTgtatagcataaaaaatgattattttatttgttaatatgttattatattattggaattAATAATATGTGATGTCGGGgctggctctagcccttttggtgctcTCTCTTTGATCCTCGATATACTTCTTTTTGTCCTTTCTAACACTTTTCTTCACTTCCTTGTTTGTTGCTTCATAGTCCTTCTGTCCTTTTGACCCCCCTCCCCCGTCACTCTGGTTTTACTTCTGTTTAGTgcttccttttttcccccttctctcactcacttttttgtgtgtttccgtTGATAGCCAGGTTTTGTTGTTTGCCGTCCTCCTCCCTACCTCTTCTTCACATGTGTCCTTCCGTATGGTTTTCAGACCTTTCCATGTATCCTCCAGTGATTTTGGGGGGGGGTTCTCTTTTATTGGTTTTGTAGTGCTTGGAACCGGTTGCGTAATGTTACTTGGTAGAGTTCTGATGTGCCTTATATCCTGAAATTGCTGTACATTGAATTGGACTCTTCCTTCTCTGGGTTTTGTGCGTTTCAGTTTCAGCTGGATCCTTGCTGTGACAAGGTGACGGTCTGATCCAGCatcagcacctcttttcactctGACATCCAGTAGTGAGCgcctaaaccaggggtcagcaacctttactatcgaAAGAGCCATTTGAggcgaagaaaaaaaaaaatgtgtctggagccgcaaaaataatcgtaatattacaagaataaagtcataactttacgagaaaaaaagtcataatattatgagaataaagtcattatattataaagaagtaattttacgtgttattttctttttttcttctaaagttatgattttaatctcgtaatattatgacttattttctcctaaagttatgacttatttctcggaatattaagactttttttctcacaaatttttgactttattctcggaatattaagatttttctcctaaacttaggactttattctcggaattttatgactttttttctcgtaatattctgaatttattttccttatattacgactttttttctcgtaatattaggacattattctcataataatacaactttttttcttgttaagttatgactttattctcataatattacgacttttttctcataatattatgactttattctcataataatacaactttttttcttgttaagttatgactttattctcgtaatattacgacttttttctcgtaaagataggactttattctcgtaatattacgacttttttctcgtaatattctgactttattctggaaatctcagatgttttttccctcaatgtgaccctaatactccgtagtacatttgctctttgaccctcactgcattagacttatatactatatacttagactataaactgtgttaccttcatcacaatgatcaaatgttttgcggctcaagactgatttttttttctttttttgcctaaacagtctcttttgatagtaaaggttgctgagccctgaCTCAGACCAAGGAGAGATATCTCTgcacctcctccatctcctcccctATTACTGCTGTCTTTCCTCCTACATACATGGTCCTCAAGTTCCACGTTTTTAAGTCGGTGGGTCGTCTAGGGGTCAGAAGAAGCTTTCGGACGAACTGTCTCCTTACGGTTTTCCATGTTGCGCCTTCATTGTCTCTTTAGCTTGGAAAACTGAAGAGTCTTCTTTTCCAAGACGTTTTTTGGTTTTCATCAATGTTTCTGGAactattgctttttttttgcgtAACCGCAGCTCAAGGCAGACCTGAACATGGGCATTGCTGGTAGAAGTGTGTGTTGAAATGGTGATTGGCCAGTTTGGTTTGTCAATGTGTGGAGAGCTGTCGTTGATCTCATGATCCCTGTAGTGCACGACAGCATTTCATTGTTTAATCCCCCCCCAGTATATTACTTTGtatgtaaagtgttttttttattttttattaattaaatgaagaa is drawn from Sebastes umbrosus isolate fSebUmb1 chromosome 18, fSebUmb1.pri, whole genome shotgun sequence and contains these coding sequences:
- the LOC119477399 gene encoding LOW QUALITY PROTEIN: toll-like receptor 5 (The sequence of the model RefSeq protein was modified relative to this genomic sequence to represent the inferred CDS: inserted 1 base in 1 codon), coding for MWTLALQLVFIGLYLQVPTCYPSCTLYGLVADCASRHHYWVPALPPIITHLYLEMNYISEINSSALRGYDQLQQLDLGMQNVLLVIRNNAFLRQRKLTKLVLGLNIDLQMERRAFAGLYNLQHLFLDYCNLTDSILADSYLQPLLSLETLDLFGNKIARLRPGLFFSRLTKFTQLNLKLNPIERLCEDELVGFQGKHFTLLNLQSIHFYIGYSVGFDWEKCGNPFRGMTFNSLDLSNNGFNVNIARQFFKAIQGTQIDHLILSVGPMGKDFSYDNLPDPDESTFEGLNYSSVNHLDLSKNFIFALQKAFLSPLKDAKIIDISMNKINQINKNAFDGLQGHLRMLNLSFNLLGEIYSHTFTNLTDLRVLEXSYNHIGKLGDKAFSGLPNLRWLDLTGNSLRDLSSPAPLPNLEYLLLGDNKLESLWNIVELGKSSTYVNVADNRLTNLEDVYNILTNLNHLQNFFYGGNVIKWCTLSPEVTVPWNNSLQVLDLHGSSLQLFWAQGECLDLFDPLENLLGLDLRFNSLATLPQGIFSGLGLIIEIDLSFNALTYLQPDIFPISLKRLDLSNNVLAFPDPTTFRSLNSLSLAANRFHCDCNLESFLKWLNVTNVTFLSPVEEYKCEFPTALRNLPLLEYSSIIEPCEEDDEKAVQDLKFALFIFSALLVITFILSGIVYARLRGRIFIIYKKIVGRVLEGPKPTPPVDEVQYDAFLCFSDNDYEWVEAALLKKLANQFLEENMFRCCFEARDFLPGEDHLSNIRDAVWGSRKTVCIVSKEFLKDGWCLEAFTLAQGRMMEEMTNILIMLVVGKVAHYQLMKCNAVRAFVQRREYLIWPEDPQDLEWFYEQLVSQMLKDTKVKKFAEEKPEPAEPDVQPQNEDSIQLENIRAIAL